One part of the Sphingobacterium sp. LZ7M1 genome encodes these proteins:
- the fusA gene encoding elongation factor G produces the protein MAKDLKLVRNIGIAAHIDAGKTTTTERILFYSGVNHKLGETHEGSATTDWMAQEQERGITITSAAVTVFWNYRNKKYQVNVIDTPGHVDFTVEVNRSLRVLDGLVFLFSAVDGVEPQSETNWRLADGYKVPRIGFVNKMDRSGADFLKVVKQVKDMLGSEAVALQLPIGAEDNFTGVVDLINNRGIVWNEADKGMTFTEVPIPDDMLEEVAEYREKLLEAVAGYDESLMEKFFDDPDSLTEREILDALRKAVLDNAIVPMVCGSSFKNKGVQTMLDFVMELLPSPLDQEAVKGTDPRTGEEISRKPSEAEPFAALGFKIATDPFVGRLCFTRVYSGFLDAGSYVLNTRSGNKERISRIFQMHANKQNPIERIGAGDIGAVVGFKDIKTGDTLCDEKNPIVLESMVFPEPVIGLAIEPKTQADVDKLGIGLNKLAEEDPTFVVKTDEDTGQTVISGMGELHLDILIDRLKREFKVEVNQGAPQVAYKESINGTTEHREVYKKQSGGRGKFADIKVVISPADEDWDVVKNPLQFVNEIVGGSIPKEYIPSVQKGFEVSMKNGVLAGYQLSGMKVRLIDGSFHAVDSDSLSFELAAKMAYRQALPKCSPVLMEPIMKVEVLTPEENMGDVMGDLNRRRGQMQGLDSRNGAQVIKALVPLSEMFGYVTQLRTITSGRATSTMEFDHYSDAPRNVQDDVIAKSKGKVKGIED, from the coding sequence ATGGCAAAAGATTTAAAATTAGTAAGAAATATTGGTATCGCTGCACACATCGATGCTGGTAAAACTACAACTACAGAGCGTATTTTATTCTACTCAGGTGTTAACCACAAGTTAGGAGAAACTCACGAAGGTTCTGCTACAACTGACTGGATGGCACAAGAGCAAGAGCGTGGTATCACCATTACCTCTGCTGCTGTAACAGTATTCTGGAACTACCGTAACAAAAAATACCAAGTAAACGTAATTGATACACCGGGACACGTTGACTTTACTGTAGAAGTAAACCGTTCATTACGTGTATTAGACGGATTAGTATTCTTGTTTTCTGCTGTTGATGGTGTTGAGCCTCAATCAGAGACTAACTGGCGTTTAGCTGACGGATACAAAGTTCCTCGTATTGGTTTCGTCAATAAAATGGACCGTTCTGGTGCTGACTTCTTAAAAGTAGTTAAGCAAGTTAAAGATATGTTAGGTTCTGAAGCTGTAGCGCTTCAATTGCCTATCGGTGCTGAAGACAACTTCACTGGTGTTGTTGACTTGATCAACAACCGTGGTATCGTTTGGAATGAAGCTGATAAAGGTATGACCTTTACTGAAGTTCCAATCCCTGACGATATGCTTGAAGAGGTTGCTGAATACCGTGAAAAATTATTAGAAGCTGTTGCTGGATATGATGAGTCATTGATGGAGAAATTCTTCGATGATCCAGATTCATTAACAGAACGTGAAATCTTAGACGCTTTACGTAAAGCAGTATTGGATAACGCTATCGTTCCTATGGTTTGTGGTTCATCTTTCAAAAACAAAGGTGTACAAACAATGCTTGACTTCGTTATGGAGTTATTGCCTTCTCCATTGGATCAAGAAGCTGTTAAAGGTACTGACCCACGTACTGGTGAAGAGATCTCCCGTAAACCTTCTGAAGCTGAACCATTCGCTGCATTAGGTTTCAAAATCGCTACTGACCCATTCGTAGGTCGTTTGTGTTTCACTCGTGTATATTCAGGATTCTTAGATGCTGGTTCTTATGTATTGAACACTCGTTCAGGAAACAAAGAGCGTATCTCTCGTATCTTCCAAATGCACGCGAACAAACAAAACCCGATCGAAAGAATCGGAGCTGGTGATATCGGTGCTGTTGTTGGATTCAAAGACATCAAAACTGGTGACACCCTTTGTGATGAGAAAAACCCAATCGTTCTTGAGTCTATGGTTTTCCCTGAGCCAGTTATTGGTTTGGCGATCGAGCCTAAAACTCAAGCTGACGTTGATAAATTAGGTATCGGACTTAACAAATTAGCTGAGGAGGATCCAACCTTCGTAGTTAAGACGGATGAAGATACTGGTCAAACAGTTATTTCAGGTATGGGTGAGCTTCACTTAGATATCTTGATCGACCGTTTGAAACGTGAGTTCAAAGTAGAGGTTAACCAAGGTGCTCCTCAAGTAGCTTACAAAGAGTCTATCAACGGAACTACTGAACACCGTGAAGTTTACAAAAAACAATCAGGTGGTCGTGGTAAGTTCGCGGATATCAAAGTGGTTATCTCTCCTGCTGATGAGGATTGGGATGTAGTTAAAAACCCTCTTCAATTCGTTAATGAGATCGTTGGTGGTTCTATTCCTAAAGAATATATCCCTTCAGTTCAAAAAGGATTTGAAGTTTCTATGAAGAATGGTGTTTTAGCTGGTTACCAATTGTCAGGTATGAAAGTTCGTTTGATTGATGGTTCATTCCACGCAGTCGATTCAGACTCTCTATCTTTCGAATTAGCAGCTAAGATGGCTTACCGTCAAGCTCTTCCTAAATGTTCTCCAGTATTGATGGAGCCTATCATGAAAGTGGAAGTATTGACTCCAGAAGAAAACATGGGTGATGTAATGGGTGACTTGAACCGTCGTCGTGGTCAAATGCAAGGTTTGGATTCACGTAATGGTGCGCAAGTAATCAAAGCATTAGTACCTCTTTCTGAAATGTTCGGATATGTAACGCAATTACGTACCATCACTTCAGGACGTGCTACTTCTACAATGGAATTCGATCACTATTCTGATGCACCTCGTAACGTTCAAGATGACGTAATCGCGAAGTCTAAAGGAAAAGTTAAAGGTATCGAAGACTAA
- the rpsG gene encoding 30S ribosomal protein S7, which translates to MRKAKPKKRIILPDPKFNDVQVTRFVNNMMVDGKKSIAYSIFYDAVELVEQKTQENGLETWKKALNNVMPAVEVKSRRVGGANFQVPMEVRPERKIALGMKWLISYARKRGEKTMFEKLAGEIISASKGEGAAVKKKEDTHKMAEANKAFSHFRF; encoded by the coding sequence ATGAGAAAAGCAAAACCAAAAAAGAGAATCATTTTACCTGATCCAAAGTTTAACGATGTTCAGGTAACTCGTTTCGTAAACAACATGATGGTAGACGGTAAGAAATCTATCGCCTATTCAATTTTTTACGATGCAGTTGAATTAGTAGAGCAAAAGACTCAAGAGAATGGTCTTGAGACTTGGAAAAAAGCTCTTAACAATGTAATGCCAGCCGTAGAGGTTAAATCTCGTCGTGTTGGTGGTGCAAACTTCCAAGTACCTATGGAAGTTCGTCCTGAGCGCAAGATCGCTTTAGGTATGAAATGGTTAATTTCTTATGCTCGCAAACGTGGTGAAAAAACTATGTTTGAGAAATTGGCAGGAGAGATCATTTCAGCTTCTAAAGGTGAAGGTGCTGCTGTTAAGAAGAAAGAAGATACGCACAAGATGGCGGAAGCTAACAAAGCGTTCTCACACTTCAGATTCTAA
- the rpsL gene encoding 30S ribosomal protein S12, with translation MPTIQQLVRKGRVALVDKSKSPALDSCPQRRGVCTRVYTTTPKKPNSAMRKVARVRLTNGKEVNAYIPGEGHNLQEHSIVLIRGGRVKDLPGVRYHIIRGALDTSGVAGRNQRRSKYGTKRPKPGQAAAAPAKGKKK, from the coding sequence ATGCCTACTATTCAACAACTAGTTAGAAAAGGTAGAGTAGCTCTGGTAGACAAGAGTAAGTCACCAGCGTTGGACTCATGTCCACAGCGAAGAGGTGTGTGTACACGTGTATACACTACTACCCCTAAAAAACCAAACTCAGCAATGCGTAAAGTAGCTCGTGTTCGTTTAACAAACGGTAAAGAGGTGAATGCTTACATCCCAGGAGAAGGCCACAACTTACAAGAGCACTCGATCGTATTAATTCGTGGCGGTCGTGTTAAAGATTTACCAGGAGTTCGTTACCACATCATTCGTGGTGCATTAGATACTTCAGGTGTTGCCGGTCGTAACCAACGTCGTTCTAAATACGGAACAAAACGTCCTAAACCAGGACAAGCAGCTGCTGCACCAGCAAAAGGTAAGAAAAAATAA
- the rnr gene encoding ribonuclease R yields MKSKKENPYKEVLTQLIVDIFEKSGNTSLNYKQVAAKLNITDSDSKATISDILSDGSRLGLFHQPERGKFQLKQLHVYVTGKVDMTADGSAYIVPDDDSESDIYVAPRKLRQALHNDIVKVHVYERKKGRKREGEVVEILQRAKTDFTGTIDISKSYAFFQPDDRKMLHDIFIPLDNLNGAKNGEKVLVSILEWPKNAKNPIGIVKSVLGKKGENNTEMNAILADFGFPLEFPKAVEDAANSISDSISAEEISKRHDFRSTTTFTIDPADAKDFDDAISFKKLENGNYEVGIHIADVSHYVTPDSTLDKEAFERGTSVYLVDRVIPMLPERLSNNLCSLRPNEDKLCFSAVFEMDEKANVIDQWFGRTVIHSDRRFSYEEAQEIIEGKEDELSEAILKLNELAFILRDRKFKAGAISFESEEVKFNLDENGKPLGVYTKVRKEAHKLIEDFMLLANRKVAEFIGRMGKGKNKLPFVYRFHDVPNPETLTSFSLFASRFGHRLSIKTDKETAKSLNALLTKIEGSKEQNLLTSLAIRSMAKAIYTTKKTSHYGLAFDYYTHFTSPIRRYPDVMVHRLLQFYLDGGKNVNAEHYEKMSEHSSQMEKKAAEAERASIKYKQAEFLQDQIGIEYTGIVSGVTEWGMYVEIEENKCEGMVRLRDITDDFYTLDEKNFAIIGQRKKKVYQLGDEVQIKVKKVDLEKRQIDFTLLS; encoded by the coding sequence ATGAAATCAAAAAAAGAGAATCCTTACAAAGAAGTTTTAACCCAACTGATCGTAGACATTTTTGAAAAATCCGGAAACACCTCACTTAACTATAAGCAAGTAGCTGCCAAACTTAACATAACCGACAGCGACTCGAAAGCCACCATTTCAGACATCCTTTCGGATGGTTCAAGACTAGGTCTTTTCCACCAACCTGAGAGAGGAAAATTCCAACTTAAACAACTGCATGTTTATGTCACTGGAAAGGTTGACATGACTGCCGATGGATCAGCCTATATCGTTCCTGATGACGACAGTGAAAGCGACATCTATGTAGCCCCTCGAAAACTGAGACAAGCACTGCACAATGACATCGTGAAAGTCCATGTCTACGAAAGGAAGAAAGGAAGAAAACGAGAAGGCGAAGTGGTGGAAATCTTGCAACGTGCAAAGACAGACTTTACCGGTACCATAGACATTTCAAAATCCTATGCCTTCTTCCAACCGGACGACCGAAAAATGCTGCACGATATTTTCATCCCACTGGACAACCTGAACGGGGCGAAAAACGGAGAGAAAGTTTTGGTGTCTATTTTGGAGTGGCCAAAGAATGCAAAGAACCCTATCGGTATTGTAAAAAGCGTCCTTGGTAAAAAAGGCGAAAACAACACCGAGATGAACGCGATCTTAGCGGACTTTGGATTCCCCCTCGAATTCCCTAAAGCAGTAGAAGACGCAGCGAATTCAATTTCGGACTCCATCTCTGCAGAGGAAATTTCAAAGCGTCACGACTTCAGGTCGACGACCACCTTTACGATCGACCCTGCGGATGCAAAAGATTTTGACGATGCGATTTCATTCAAGAAACTGGAAAACGGAAACTATGAGGTCGGCATACATATCGCTGACGTTTCGCACTACGTGACTCCTGACTCCACTTTGGACAAAGAAGCATTTGAACGCGGAACTTCGGTTTACTTGGTTGACCGCGTAATCCCTATGCTTCCAGAGAGACTTTCTAACAACCTTTGTTCATTGCGCCCTAATGAGGACAAGCTATGTTTCTCAGCCGTATTTGAAATGGACGAGAAAGCAAATGTGATCGACCAATGGTTCGGAAGAACGGTTATACATTCAGACAGAAGATTCAGTTATGAAGAAGCGCAAGAGATCATCGAAGGAAAAGAAGATGAATTATCTGAAGCAATCTTAAAGCTGAACGAACTCGCCTTTATCCTGCGCGACCGTAAATTTAAGGCTGGAGCGATCAGCTTTGAATCCGAAGAGGTAAAATTCAATCTCGATGAAAACGGAAAACCTCTTGGCGTTTACACCAAAGTGAGAAAAGAAGCCCACAAGTTGATCGAGGACTTCATGTTGTTGGCCAACCGCAAGGTCGCTGAATTCATCGGGAGAATGGGAAAAGGAAAGAACAAGCTTCCTTTCGTTTACAGATTCCACGATGTACCCAATCCGGAGACCCTGACCAGCTTTTCTCTGTTTGCCTCTAGGTTTGGGCACCGCCTGAGCATCAAGACCGACAAAGAGACCGCAAAGTCCTTAAACGCGCTGTTGACAAAAATCGAAGGCTCCAAAGAACAGAACCTTCTGACCTCATTGGCGATCCGATCGATGGCAAAGGCCATCTATACTACCAAGAAGACTTCTCACTACGGGCTGGCATTTGATTATTATACGCACTTTACCTCCCCTATCCGTCGATATCCAGACGTGATGGTACACAGACTGCTTCAATTCTATCTGGACGGTGGTAAAAACGTGAATGCGGAGCATTATGAAAAAATGTCTGAACATTCCTCCCAAATGGAAAAGAAAGCTGCAGAGGCAGAGAGAGCTTCCATCAAGTACAAACAAGCCGAGTTCTTACAGGATCAGATCGGCATAGAATACACCGGAATCGTCTCTGGAGTGACCGAATGGGGTATGTACGTAGAGATCGAAGAGAACAAATGCGAAGGGATGGTACGTTTGAGAGATATCACTGACGATTTTTACACCTTGGACGAAAAGAATTTCGCCATTATTGGGCAGCGAAAGAAAAAAGTTTACCAATTGGGGGATGAGGTTCAGATCAAGGTCAAGAAAGTGGATCTTGAAAAAAGACAGATTGACTTCACGTTATTGAGCTAG
- a CDS encoding Fur family transcriptional regulator, translated as MKADMSTELDPEKLEEFSQVLKANQLKITQPRLRVLDIISTKLSAISQPELEKILGSEIDRVTLYRILASFEEKGILHKVFDLNGTATYAFCSTKCSADHHHDQHVHFICSVCNSVYCLEEIALPKINLPTDFSLHSIAINAVGICDICNEKSS; from the coding sequence ATGAAAGCGGATATGAGCACGGAATTGGATCCGGAAAAACTAGAAGAATTCAGCCAGGTATTAAAGGCAAATCAACTTAAAATCACCCAACCGAGACTAAGGGTTTTGGATATTATTTCCACCAAACTTTCAGCAATTTCACAACCCGAATTGGAGAAGATTTTAGGTTCAGAAATAGACCGTGTAACCCTCTATAGAATCTTGGCAAGCTTTGAAGAAAAGGGTATCCTCCATAAGGTTTTCGACCTGAATGGAACTGCGACTTATGCCTTCTGTTCGACGAAGTGCTCAGCGGACCATCACCATGATCAGCACGTTCATTTCATCTGTTCAGTCTGCAATTCTGTCTACTGTCTGGAGGAGATAGCCTTACCCAAAATCAACCTTCCAACCGATTTTTCTTTGCACTCCATTGCCATAAACGCTGTAGGAATCTGCGACATTTGTAACGAGAAATCCTCGTAA
- the fsa gene encoding fructose-6-phosphate aldolase yields the protein MKFFIDTANLEQIKEAQDLGVLDGVTTNPSLMAKEGISGEENVINHYKAICDIVDGDVSAEVISTDYEGMIKEGEALAALDSKIVVKVPMIKDGIKAIKYFSKKGIKTNCTLVFSAGQALLAAKAGATYVSPFIGRLDDISVDGLGLIEEIREIYDNYGFETQILAASVRHSAHILGCAKIGADVMTGPLSAILALLKHPLTDSGLAQFLADHAKAAVK from the coding sequence ATGAAATTTTTTATTGATACCGCAAACCTTGAACAAATCAAAGAAGCTCAAGATCTTGGCGTTTTAGACGGAGTAACCACCAACCCTAGCTTAATGGCTAAAGAAGGTATTTCTGGGGAAGAAAATGTAATCAATCACTACAAAGCTATTTGCGATATCGTTGATGGAGACGTAAGTGCAGAGGTAATTTCTACAGATTACGAAGGCATGATCAAGGAAGGCGAGGCATTAGCAGCGTTAGACAGCAAGATTGTTGTTAAAGTTCCGATGATCAAAGACGGTATTAAAGCGATTAAATATTTCAGTAAAAAAGGCATCAAAACCAACTGTACGCTAGTTTTCTCTGCTGGTCAGGCGCTATTGGCGGCTAAAGCAGGCGCTACTTATGTATCTCCATTCATTGGTCGTCTAGATGATATTTCTGTTGATGGCTTAGGATTAATCGAAGAAATCCGTGAAATCTACGATAATTACGGGTTTGAAACACAGATTTTAGCGGCATCAGTACGCCATAGTGCACATATTTTAGGCTGTGCTAAGATCGGTGCAGACGTTATGACTGGTCCTTTATCAGCTATTTTAGCTTTATTGAAGCATCCATTAACTGATAGCGGATTGGCTCAATTCTTAGCTGACCACGCAAAAGCAGCAGTTAAATAG
- a CDS encoding MFS transporter, with translation MQIFRSLQYPNYRLHVIGQSISLLGTWMQRIAISWLVYQLTNSVFWLGFVSFISLLPSLVLSPFIGAFVDRHKKYKLVLITQIGLMVQAGLLALLVYLKLESVLYLSILGFIQGVVNAFDVLGRQALLVNLVDNRKDLPNAIALNSSIFNAARMVGPAIGGILLSTYGELACFTLNFLSFIPVIICLLLMKVTEHVIVIPNETSFQGLVHGFNYLKRSPHIASLIVILSISSLLVIPYTSLLPAVARELFQGNERTFSWFESAAGLGAMIGAINMARLKTGENLRYRIMFAAFFMGISLVLLAFAHYLPSALLFTGAVSFSMMMQNSSINTYIQTHAMPAYRARAMSYYVMAFQGIFPVGSLLTGAIAEIVGIKNTLYIMGGCGILLAIGFYIYLRLHIQRRLFKFNLR, from the coding sequence ATGCAAATATTTAGATCTCTCCAATACCCCAACTATCGATTACATGTTATAGGGCAATCAATTTCCCTTTTAGGTACTTGGATGCAACGGATAGCCATCAGCTGGCTGGTCTATCAACTGACAAATTCCGTCTTTTGGCTAGGTTTTGTTTCCTTTATTTCCTTACTTCCATCGCTTGTTTTATCCCCCTTTATTGGTGCTTTCGTCGATAGACATAAGAAATATAAACTTGTTCTGATTACCCAGATCGGCCTGATGGTTCAAGCCGGCTTATTGGCCTTATTGGTTTATTTAAAGCTGGAATCCGTACTGTATTTGTCCATTTTAGGCTTTATTCAAGGCGTTGTGAATGCATTTGATGTTTTGGGAAGACAGGCTTTGCTGGTGAATTTGGTCGATAACCGTAAGGATTTGCCCAATGCTATTGCCTTAAACAGTTCAATATTCAATGCCGCGAGGATGGTCGGGCCAGCAATAGGAGGGATTTTACTCTCCACTTATGGAGAATTAGCTTGTTTTACACTGAATTTTTTGAGTTTTATCCCGGTAATTATCTGTTTATTGCTAATGAAAGTAACGGAACACGTCATTGTAATTCCAAATGAAACCTCCTTCCAAGGCCTCGTACATGGTTTTAATTATCTCAAGAGATCGCCGCATATTGCTTCTTTGATCGTGATTTTAAGCATATCTAGCTTATTGGTTATTCCATATACCTCACTTTTACCTGCAGTGGCGAGGGAATTATTTCAGGGAAATGAACGTACTTTCTCCTGGTTTGAAAGTGCTGCTGGATTAGGAGCCATGATCGGAGCGATCAATATGGCAAGGTTAAAAACTGGGGAAAACCTCAGGTATAGGATTATGTTTGCAGCCTTTTTTATGGGTATTTCATTGGTCTTATTGGCTTTTGCCCATTATCTACCGTCTGCATTACTGTTCACGGGGGCGGTTTCATTTTCCATGATGATGCAGAATTCATCCATAAATACCTATATACAAACCCACGCAATGCCTGCATACAGAGCTAGGGCCATGTCTTATTATGTGATGGCATTCCAAGGGATCTTCCCTGTCGGAAGTTTATTGACAGGGGCTATAGCTGAAATTGTAGGTATTAAAAACACCCTTTATATTATGGGTGGATGTGGAATTCTATTGGCCATAGGGTTCTATATTTACCTAAGGCTTCATATTCAACGCCGGTTGTTTAAGTTCAATTTACGCTGA
- a CDS encoding retropepsin-like aspartic protease has protein sequence MQNIPFEVIGLQADGFHIITEIEIFDKNFKMVIDTGASKTVLDKETLLNSGINEEEFLNTDILSTGLGTNNMQSFMITIPQIKMADWSTKNFTAAVLDLSSINYAYSQIGLDPVIGVLGGDILKLYGAKIDYKKNILTLNQRKLNLNNRR, from the coding sequence ATGCAAAATATTCCATTTGAAGTCATCGGCCTGCAAGCCGATGGCTTTCATATTATTACAGAGATCGAGATTTTTGACAAGAATTTTAAAATGGTCATCGACACAGGTGCTTCAAAAACCGTGTTGGACAAGGAAACCCTTTTGAATTCAGGAATAAACGAGGAGGAGTTCCTTAACACCGATATCTTATCCACTGGACTTGGAACCAACAATATGCAGAGTTTCATGATCACCATTCCCCAAATAAAAATGGCAGATTGGTCCACCAAAAACTTTACAGCGGCTGTTTTAGACCTGAGTTCCATAAATTATGCCTATAGTCAGATAGGTTTAGATCCGGTAATCGGAGTTTTAGGAGGCGATATCTTAAAATTATATGGAGCTAAAATAGACTACAAAAAGAATATATTGACCTTAAATCAGCGTAAATTGAACTTAAACAACCGGCGTTGA
- a CDS encoding malate dehydrogenase: MKITVVGAGAVGATTADNLVRKNVAEEIILLDIKEGFAEGKAQDMMQTSALLGFDSKIKGVTNDYLATAGSAVAVITSGIPRKPGMTREELIGTNANIVKTVVENLIKHSPDIIILIVSNPMDTMTYLALKSSGLPKNRIIGMGGALDSARFKYQISDKLNASANDLNAIVIGGHGDTTMIPLIKHATWNSVPVADFLTEEEEQEIVKKTMVGGATLTALIGTSAWYAPGAAAAAMVESIVHNQNKLFTASVYLEGEYGQEDINIGVPVIINNKGWDRIVPMNLSAEEEELFKASAEAVRKMNDVLYAEGVLKK, encoded by the coding sequence ATGAAAATAACCGTAGTTGGAGCAGGGGCAGTTGGAGCAACGACCGCTGATAATCTGGTAAGAAAAAATGTAGCAGAAGAAATCATCTTGTTAGACATTAAAGAAGGATTTGCAGAGGGGAAAGCCCAAGACATGATGCAAACTTCTGCCCTTTTAGGATTTGATTCAAAGATAAAAGGTGTTACCAATGATTATTTAGCAACAGCAGGTTCAGCAGTGGCCGTGATTACTTCTGGAATTCCTAGGAAACCAGGTATGACCAGAGAGGAATTGATCGGTACGAACGCAAATATCGTAAAGACTGTAGTTGAAAATCTAATCAAACATTCTCCAGATATCATCATACTGATTGTTTCCAATCCGATGGATACAATGACTTATTTAGCTTTAAAATCTAGTGGATTGCCTAAAAACCGAATCATCGGTATGGGCGGCGCATTGGATTCTGCACGCTTTAAATATCAAATCAGTGATAAATTAAATGCATCAGCCAATGACCTGAATGCCATCGTAATTGGTGGTCATGGCGATACCACGATGATTCCACTGATCAAACATGCGACTTGGAACAGCGTACCGGTTGCCGATTTCCTAACTGAGGAAGAAGAGCAAGAAATCGTGAAGAAAACCATGGTTGGAGGCGCCACATTAACTGCTTTAATCGGTACTTCTGCTTGGTATGCACCAGGCGCAGCAGCAGCAGCGATGGTAGAAAGTATAGTTCACAACCAGAATAAATTATTCACGGCTTCGGTTTACCTAGAGGGAGAATATGGACAGGAAGACATCAATATCGGTGTTCCCGTTATCATCAATAATAAAGGTTGGGACAGAATAGTGCCGATGAATTTATCCGCGGAGGAAGAAGAACTGTTCAAGGCAAGTGCAGAGGCTGTACGCAAAATGAACGATGTTCTTTATGCCGAAGGGGTACTCAAAAAATAA